The Chanos chanos chromosome 6, fChaCha1.1, whole genome shotgun sequence genome includes a region encoding these proteins:
- the LOC115814919 gene encoding transmembrane protein 198-like has translation MATLSELVSEDVDGGLADVDACLLEIERKYDIIPAVICSMCCLFGIIYCFFGYRCFKAVMFLSGLMFGSVIIFLLCHKERVLDTQLSVEASAGIGLGIGLLCGLVTMLVRSVGLFMTGLLLGLLLALAALLVTHQFYTPTTVWVPLGALLGSGMLCAVLTLQWQKLFTVLSTAVFGAAIMTVCADYFVEMLALATHVYDCLRLAPDPPPLCWYSWVILGIWPTLSIMGVLVQWKLTAEGFSHTEVIISRRQKRVQLMRIRQKEAKKRQQSGGQEGTYRRKPTPVKRYAGDLLAPSYLQSLRDRQMGTGTSLSSLGTANHTMIDFDYETGSTVPLTSTTPVIRV, from the exons ATGGCGACCTTGTCGGAGCTGGTCTCGGAGGACGTGGATGGAGGCTTGGCTGACGTCGACGCCTGTCTGTTGGAAATCGAGAGGAAGTATGACATCATCCCCGCCGTCATCTGCTCCATGTGCTGCCTCTTCGGCATCATTTACTGCTTCTTTG GTTACCGTTGTTTCAAGGCCGTCATGTTCCTGTCAGGGCTCATGTTTGGCTCTGTCATCATCTTCCTGCTGTGCCATAAGGAAAGGGTGCTGGACACGCAGCTGAGCGTGGAGGCCAGTGCAGGCATCGGCCTGGGCATCGGCCTTCTCTGCGGCCTGGTCACCATGCTGGTCCGCAGCGTTGGCCTCTTCATGACCGGACTCCTCCTCGGCCTGCTGCTCGCTCTCGCCGCCCTGCTGGTCACGCACCAGTTCTACACTCCGACCACCGTCTGG GTGCCACTCGGTGCCCTGCTGGGCTCTGGCATGCTGTGTGCCGTTCTCACTCTGCAGTGGCAGAAGCTCTTCACTGTGCTCTCCACGGCCGTGTTTGGCGCTGCCATCATGACCGTGTGCGCCGACTACTTTGTGGAGATGCTGGCGCTGGCCACGCACGTGTACGACTGCCTGAGGCTGGCACCCGACCCTCCGCCGCTCTGCTGGTACAGCTGGGTCATACTGGGCATCTGGCCCACCCTCAGCATCATGGGAGTACTGGTCCAGTGGAAGCTTACGGCAGAAgggttttcacacacagagg TCATCATCAGTAGAAGGCAGAAGAGGGTGCAGCTCATGAGAATAAGACAGAAGGAGGCCAAGAAGAGGCAGCAGAGTGGAGGTCAGGAGGGAACGTACCGGCGCAAACCCACGCCTGTCAAACGATACGCTGGAGACCTCTTAGCACCG aGTTATTTGCAGAGTCTGCGGGACCGTCAGATGGGCACAGGCACCTCCCTCAGTAGCCTGGGCACTGCCAACCACACCATGATAGACTTTGACTATGAGACAGGCTCCACCGTGCCCCTCACTTCCACCACACCAGTCATACGCGTCTGA